In Chloroflexaceae bacterium, the following proteins share a genomic window:
- a CDS encoding glycosyltransferase family 4 protein, with translation MRLLLVSHDVVGARMAGPGIRYWELARALAAHHEVRLIAPQPVDLQHPGVATGAYRWGEAASLAAHTAQAEAVLANGYVLEAHPELADVSARLILDLYDPTLLENLELLRDRPESERLARHQRDVALLQRQLAAGDLLLCATERQRDLYLGALMAAGRITPALTDRDPLARTVIDVLPFGLPAEPPARGGEALRGVVAGIGPDDPLILWSGGLWDWMDPLTLLRAMPAVVERHPRARLVFLAGRHPGVTDHPRAGAQARALAAELGLLDRHVFFYEEWVPYFRRADFLFEATVVASLHRQHLETAYAALRSRFLDCLWVGVPVVWSDGDAAAALVREHDCGLVVPPEDPTAVAAALETLLSDDALRTGKAMHARALAPRFAWPELIRPLLEWLAAPPPRAATRTPPLATAPPEAAPPPTDVTLVERGNLILATRNAALQALDATWRLDGLSDSLAGRFAALRRRLLDQVVWPMLYPLLARQQEQNAAVIRALYASAEHGDYLAQSIAQLKGQLDLTARRLDHLDLLDLRIDHLREGLSELSEHVREVVTKLSEQTVRERHLLSQQVRDFAEQLAGLEESEMQLRALLRGDTPPAPRDEEARR, from the coding sequence ATGCGTCTGTTGCTTGTCAGTCACGATGTCGTCGGCGCGCGCATGGCCGGTCCGGGCATCCGCTACTGGGAACTGGCCCGCGCTCTGGCTGCCCACCACGAGGTGCGCCTGATCGCGCCGCAGCCGGTTGACCTGCAGCATCCGGGAGTCGCCACCGGCGCCTATCGCTGGGGCGAGGCGGCTTCACTGGCCGCCCATACCGCTCAGGCCGAGGCGGTGCTGGCTAACGGCTACGTGCTGGAGGCTCACCCCGAGCTGGCTGATGTTTCCGCCCGGCTGATCCTCGACCTTTACGATCCCACGCTGCTGGAGAACCTGGAACTGCTGCGCGACCGGCCCGAGAGCGAACGGCTGGCGCGACACCAGCGCGATGTGGCTCTGTTGCAGCGTCAACTGGCCGCTGGCGACCTGCTGCTCTGCGCCACCGAGCGCCAGCGCGATCTGTACCTCGGCGCGCTGATGGCTGCCGGGCGCATCACGCCGGCCCTGACCGACCGCGATCCTCTCGCGCGGACCGTGATTGACGTCTTGCCCTTCGGCCTGCCCGCCGAGCCACCTGCGCGCGGCGGGGAGGCGCTGCGCGGCGTAGTCGCCGGCATCGGGCCTGATGACCCGCTTATCCTCTGGAGCGGCGGCCTGTGGGACTGGATGGACCCCCTGACCTTGCTGCGGGCGATGCCCGCCGTGGTGGAGCGGCACCCCCGGGCCCGGCTGGTCTTCCTGGCCGGACGGCATCCCGGCGTCACGGACCATCCGCGGGCGGGGGCGCAGGCGCGGGCCCTCGCCGCTGAACTGGGACTGCTTGACCGTCACGTGTTCTTCTATGAGGAATGGGTCCCCTACTTCCGGCGGGCCGACTTTCTCTTCGAGGCCACGGTGGTGGCATCACTGCACCGCCAGCACCTCGAGACCGCGTATGCCGCGCTGCGTTCGCGCTTCCTCGATTGTCTCTGGGTGGGTGTGCCGGTGGTGTGGAGCGACGGAGATGCTGCCGCCGCCCTGGTGCGCGAACATGACTGCGGCCTGGTCGTTCCTCCTGAGGACCCGACTGCCGTGGCCGCGGCGCTGGAAACGTTGTTGTCCGACGACGCTTTGCGGACTGGCAAGGCCATGCATGCTCGCGCGCTCGCTCCGCGTTTCGCCTGGCCGGAGCTGATCCGTCCGCTGTTGGAGTGGCTTGCGGCGCCGCCCCCGCGCGCTGCAACGAGGACGCCCCCACTCGCGACTGCGCCGCCCGAAGCGGCCCCGCCGCCCACCGATGTCACCCTGGTCGAGCGCGGCAACCTGATCCTGGCAACCCGTAACGCCGCGCTCCAGGCCCTCGATGCCACCTGGCGCCTCGATGGGCTGAGCGACTCGCTCGCCGGGCGCTTCGCCGCCCTGCGCCGCCGGTTGCTGGATCAGGTGGTCTGGCCCATGCTCTACCCGCTGCTCGCCCGCCAGCAGGAACAGAACGCCGCTGTAATCCGCGCGCTGTACGCCAGCGCCGAACACGGCGACTATCTGGCCCAGAGCATCGCCCAGCTCAAAGGTCAGTTGGATCTCACCGCCCGGCGCCTGGATCACCTCGATCTTCTCGATCTCCGTATCGATCATCTACGAGAAGGGTTGTCCGAATTGAGCGAGCACGTGCGCGAAGTTGTGACGAAACTGAGCGAACAGACGGTTCGTGAGCGCCACTTGCTGAGCCAGCAGGTGCGCGATTTTGCTGAGCAACTGGCGGGCCTGGAAGAGTCCGAGATGCAGTTGCGGGCCCTGCTCCGCGGCGATACGCCTCCCGCTCCCAGAGACGAGGAAGCCCGGCGATAG
- a CDS encoding glycosyltransferase family 2 protein, which yields MSSAVLVLTWNGGEAAMRCLEAVAALDPPPARVLVVDNASSDGTAARVAARFPAFDLIRNPRNLGFAAGMNVGIKALLSLDRPPESIALLNQDTLVDPGWLGAITAPLAEDARVAAVGCKIRYADGSIQHAGVRLDWPRAVVHHIGWREADTGQYDAPCDAEYLTAAAIALRAAALAAVGLFDEGFWPAYFEDVDLCWRLRRAGYLLRYEPRATLVHAESLSLRDPLTRSAYYNRGRLRFVLKSYALDDLEGPFVAAERAFLAEHGHNPEGRALRYAYNEGLAALPDIVAARRALEPDLPPEAAERLRDMLLSLRRELAGVLYRRAAACAAELYSL from the coding sequence ATGAGCAGCGCGGTGCTGGTGCTAACCTGGAACGGCGGCGAGGCGGCAATGCGCTGCCTGGAGGCCGTGGCTGCCCTCGACCCGCCGCCGGCGCGCGTGCTAGTGGTTGACAACGCCTCGTCCGACGGCACCGCCGCGCGGGTGGCGGCGCGCTTTCCCGCCTTCGATCTGATCCGCAACCCGCGCAACCTGGGCTTCGCCGCGGGCATGAATGTCGGGATCAAGGCGCTGTTGAGCCTTGATCGGCCTCCTGAGAGCATCGCGCTCCTGAATCAGGATACGCTGGTTGATCCCGGCTGGCTGGGGGCCATCACCGCGCCGCTGGCCGAAGACGCGCGCGTCGCCGCGGTGGGCTGCAAGATCCGCTATGCCGACGGGAGCATCCAGCACGCGGGGGTGCGGCTCGACTGGCCGCGGGCGGTTGTACACCACATCGGCTGGCGCGAGGCCGACACTGGCCAGTACGATGCTCCCTGCGACGCGGAGTACCTCACTGCCGCGGCCATTGCCCTGCGCGCTGCCGCCCTCGCTGCGGTCGGGCTGTTCGACGAGGGCTTCTGGCCGGCCTATTTCGAGGATGTTGACCTCTGCTGGCGCCTGCGTCGGGCGGGCTACCTGCTTCGCTACGAACCGCGCGCGACGCTGGTGCACGCCGAGTCGCTCTCGCTGCGCGACCCGCTGACCCGTAGCGCCTACTACAATCGCGGGCGGCTGCGCTTCGTGTTGAAAAGTTATGCCCTGGACGATCTGGAAGGGCCGTTCGTCGCCGCCGAGCGCGCCTTCCTGGCCGAGCACGGCCACAACCCTGAGGGCCGCGCTTTGCGCTACGCCTACAACGAGGGTCTCGCCGCACTGCCCGACATCGTTGCCGCGCGCCGCGCGCTGGAGCCGGATCTGCCTCCCGAGGCCGCCGAGCGCCTGCGCGACATGCTGCTTTCCCTGCGCCGCGAACTGGCCGGCGTGCTCTACCGGCGCGCTGCCGCCTGCGCCGCCGAACTCTACAGTTTATGA
- a CDS encoding YfhO family protein, whose product MTTRSATRQAIFWQDIVSWRRRLAAPLAVLLVVATCCGWYLSTSPLASREILRLGGISSLRLSGFFSAETSAEGRGFRWTDGQGTITLDARGSGPHLLAVTLSAPRPEGPQTVPVTIAMNGTALVQVTQDGAPRRHHLLVAADQVRWRDNRLTLASPTFVPASVAGPADRRSRLGLAVFEVRWESIATPRWLAPLQALAIGLAAMLLTLLLRRAGIPLLAGLIAVFLFVAIQVAMRHSDPRFSYRITALLLTGGLAALAALAAALARPQPADGPLPWREWWRAHRAALASFVALTALMHLPLLLRFSTHIPGHPGDAFEYLWKLEIFSDYLVDRRQSPTFLPELMHPEGFELALSEITPANTLLGLPITRVFGPIVSFNSLNLLSYVLSGFFTYLLARRLGARPLAAWVAGIIFAFALRRFFQMSAGHLPLMPTQYLPLALYGLHGLLTRQRNWDAFVAAAGLALATWASLYYGTTFALFMAGYALLLIGPRRLLGFIRATWRPLTTGAVVLLALVVPFAQPYLEVRAQGMEMTHSIVHLYVHAARPGDFLLPNPYHPLWGAWAGPFQRRDGGEHIVFLGYTVILLMLMSIWALRRQRLTHTLVVLSAIAFVLALGPELRLPGGAALPLPTLFIYEHVPVLNGIRIWNRVMLYIVLAAALLTGLGLSTLAPRRRFYRAATLGAALLLIGELAAVSRFTTAEPRAVDLWLAAQPGQGAVIELPIGTPDYPLPGGSSLYYSLFYRKPSNMWYGTFNPPLYAEHVHALREFPAPDAVRALQRLETEYLIVHAPALTAIWSDWKQAVAATPELEQVYDDGYYTVFHLRQRFRPW is encoded by the coding sequence ATGACCACCCGCTCTGCAACACGCCAGGCCATCTTCTGGCAGGACATCGTCTCCTGGCGGCGTCGGCTGGCCGCGCCTCTGGCGGTGCTGCTGGTAGTCGCGACGTGCTGCGGCTGGTACCTGAGCACGTCGCCACTGGCCAGCCGCGAAATCCTGCGACTGGGGGGCATATCATCACTGCGTCTGAGCGGCTTCTTTTCGGCAGAGACCAGCGCCGAGGGCCGCGGCTTTCGCTGGACCGACGGGCAGGGGACGATCACCCTCGATGCGCGGGGATCGGGGCCGCATCTGCTGGCGGTGACCCTGAGCGCACCGCGGCCCGAGGGGCCGCAAACGGTGCCGGTTACCATCGCGATGAATGGGACGGCCCTGGTGCAGGTAACCCAGGACGGCGCTCCGCGCCGCCATCATCTGCTGGTCGCCGCCGATCAGGTGCGCTGGCGCGACAACCGTCTGACCCTCGCCAGTCCCACCTTTGTCCCCGCGTCCGTCGCCGGACCAGCGGATCGCCGTAGCCGGCTGGGCCTGGCGGTCTTCGAGGTGCGCTGGGAAAGCATTGCGACGCCGCGCTGGCTGGCGCCCCTGCAGGCGCTGGCGATCGGTCTCGCGGCGATGCTGCTGACGCTGCTGCTCCGGCGGGCCGGAATACCGCTTCTGGCCGGCCTGATCGCCGTCTTCCTGTTCGTAGCGATCCAGGTGGCGATGCGCCACAGTGATCCACGCTTCAGTTACCGTATCACTGCGTTGCTCCTCACGGGCGGCCTGGCGGCGCTGGCGGCCCTCGCGGCGGCGCTGGCGCGCCCGCAGCCCGCCGATGGGCCGCTTCCTTGGCGTGAGTGGTGGCGGGCGCACCGGGCGGCCCTTGCCAGCTTTGTGGCCCTGACCGCGCTGATGCACCTGCCGCTGCTGCTGCGGTTCTCGACCCATATTCCCGGCCATCCCGGCGACGCATTTGAGTATCTTTGGAAGTTAGAGATCTTCAGCGACTACCTGGTTGATCGACGCCAATCACCAACGTTCCTTCCTGAATTGATGCACCCTGAGGGATTCGAACTGGCCCTGAGCGAAATCACCCCGGCCAATACGCTGCTGGGCCTGCCGATCACGCGCGTGTTCGGGCCGATTGTGAGCTTCAACAGCCTGAACTTACTCTCCTACGTCCTGTCAGGCTTCTTTACGTACCTGCTGGCCCGGCGCCTGGGCGCGCGGCCCCTGGCCGCCTGGGTGGCCGGCATCATCTTTGCCTTTGCCCTGCGCCGCTTCTTTCAGATGAGCGCGGGCCATCTGCCGCTCATGCCCACCCAGTACCTGCCCCTCGCGCTCTACGGCCTGCACGGGCTACTGACCCGCCAGCGCAACTGGGACGCCTTCGTGGCCGCCGCCGGTCTGGCTCTGGCGACGTGGGCCTCGCTCTACTACGGCACAACCTTCGCCCTGTTCATGGCCGGGTATGCCCTGCTCCTCATCGGCCCGCGCAGATTGCTCGGTTTCATACGAGCGACGTGGCGCCCGCTCACCACCGGCGCAGTGGTCCTGCTCGCCCTGGTTGTTCCCTTTGCTCAGCCATATCTGGAGGTGCGCGCCCAGGGAATGGAGATGACCCACAGTATCGTTCACCTGTACGTGCACGCGGCGCGCCCGGGCGATTTTCTGCTTCCCAATCCCTACCATCCTCTCTGGGGCGCCTGGGCGGGACCGTTCCAACGCCGCGATGGGGGAGAGCATATAGTTTTCCTCGGCTACACGGTCATCCTGCTGATGCTGATGAGCATCTGGGCGTTGCGTCGCCAGCGCCTGACACATACCCTGGTCGTGCTCAGCGCGATTGCCTTCGTGCTTGCCCTTGGTCCTGAGTTACGGCTGCCTGGAGGGGCCGCGCTGCCGCTGCCGACGCTGTTCATCTACGAGCACGTGCCGGTTCTGAACGGGATCAGGATCTGGAACCGCGTCATGCTCTACATCGTGCTCGCTGCAGCCCTGCTGACCGGCCTGGGACTGAGCACCCTGGCCCCCCGCCGCCGGTTCTACCGCGCGGCGACCCTCGGCGCCGCGTTACTGCTGATCGGCGAACTGGCCGCAGTGTCGCGCTTTACCACGGCTGAACCGCGAGCGGTCGATCTGTGGTTGGCCGCGCAGCCCGGACAGGGCGCGGTGATCGAACTGCCCATCGGCACGCCCGATTACCCGCTGCCAGGCGGCAGCAGCCTCTACTACTCGCTCTTTTATCGCAAGCCAAGCAACATGTGGTACGGCACTTTCAACCCGCCCCTGTACGCCGAACACGTCCACGCCCTGCGCGAGTTTCCCGCGCCCGATGCCGTGCGGGCGCTGCAGCGCCTCGAAACCGAATACCTGATCGTCCATGCGCCCGCCCTGACGGCGATCTGGTCCGATTGGAAGCAAGCAGTTGCTGCCACGCCCGAACTGGAGCAGGTGTATGACGATGGATATTACACGGTTTTCCACTTGCGTCAGCGATTTCGTCCATGGTAA
- a CDS encoding glycosyltransferase family 4 protein — MTALVDPPLLDAAYHLDAPLPAGLYAGEALIVEVTLRNTGRAPWLTGGAHPVRLGYRWLNELGAPVVADGGRALLPAPVPPGMVARAEIRVESPPAAGRYVLEVELVEEGVAWFSQRGVAPLRLEVAFAPPAAPRVAIINGNVVARDAVGGHIIAQLQTLRAAGYHTLVLTGFVDSRLPADLRRSMAMVSLEHLRDPASASPAAAHFRQADLVIVNYSNYYDLVELIREVRRGIVIFDYHGVTPPELWGPEWPGYQDVVRGRDNLNLVRYADYAIGHSRFTCDELIATGCIAASRVRLMPYAVVENSGYAGAPDPVVVERFGLAGRHVLLYVGRIARNKRVSDLVEALPAILERHPATVLLIVGDDRAPAYRAYADEVHARAAALGVAEHVRFTGQVDDATLEELYRACAIFVSASIHEGFGMPLVEAMARGRPVVAADSTAVPHTLDGAGLLFPPGDCKALAAQVCRLLDDLPPPDEHRDPLALHRLAPAGATELAALRRGKIAVVTPRYGPQVLGGAETGLRSWAEQLAARGYQVEALTTCTVDMADWSNHLAPGVEQLNGVTVRRFATMPVEASVFHRLLQKANRGERLRYAEEQRFIVNSLRSADLERYIAEHAEEYVCFIAAPYLFGTSYWPALNGAAPWLLVPCLHDEPVAHLTIFRELLERSAALLFNTPAESDLASRGLGVANPYRDCLGFGFADDPPVGDAAGFRARTGLSGPFILYSGRLEPAKNVPLLLEWFAAYKTERPGPLTLVLTGTGSVTLPERPDVLSVGHLDDGDLHAAYAAATALCQLSLNESFSIVLMEAWLQGCPAIVHAGCPVTREHVERSGGGYAVDAYPAFRAALDALLSDLERRAALGARGRAYVRAEYSWSVLLPRIEEALARFSRPRGLYARLAQRGVARALAFTRRRFADELLTLVEQALAEWPASFIAVRQETLRHVARVARPDYQVRSRVPVVGPLIVWARRQLTAHLKEPYLDPVIASQERFNRDLLETLLPLLDASLREQRLLRAEVERLRERLNDHQREEM; from the coding sequence ATGACCGCTCTGGTTGATCCTCCGTTGCTTGACGCTGCGTATCATCTGGACGCGCCGCTGCCCGCCGGGCTGTACGCTGGCGAGGCGCTGATCGTCGAAGTGACCCTGCGAAACACCGGGCGCGCCCCCTGGCTGACCGGCGGGGCGCATCCTGTGCGCCTGGGCTACCGCTGGCTGAACGAGCTTGGCGCGCCGGTGGTGGCCGACGGGGGCCGCGCCCTGCTCCCGGCCCCCGTGCCGCCGGGCATGGTCGCGCGCGCCGAGATCCGCGTCGAGTCGCCACCCGCAGCAGGCCGCTACGTGCTGGAGGTTGAACTGGTCGAAGAAGGCGTCGCCTGGTTCAGCCAGCGCGGCGTGGCGCCGTTGCGTCTGGAGGTGGCGTTCGCTCCTCCCGCTGCGCCCCGCGTGGCCATTATCAACGGCAACGTCGTCGCCCGCGACGCGGTCGGCGGCCACATCATCGCCCAGCTCCAGACCCTGCGCGCCGCCGGGTACCACACGCTGGTGCTGACCGGCTTCGTTGATAGTCGTCTGCCCGCCGATTTGCGCCGCAGCATGGCCATGGTCAGCCTCGAACACCTGCGCGATCCGGCGAGCGCCTCGCCAGCCGCCGCTCACTTTCGCCAGGCTGACCTGGTGATAGTGAACTATTCCAACTACTACGACCTGGTCGAACTCATCCGCGAGGTGCGCCGCGGCATAGTTATCTTCGATTATCACGGCGTCACCCCGCCCGAACTGTGGGGGCCGGAGTGGCCTGGCTACCAGGATGTGGTGCGCGGGCGCGACAATCTGAACCTGGTGCGCTATGCCGATTACGCCATCGGCCATAGTCGCTTCACCTGCGATGAGCTGATCGCCACCGGATGCATCGCCGCCAGCCGCGTGCGCCTGATGCCCTACGCCGTGGTCGAGAACAGTGGCTATGCCGGGGCGCCCGACCCGGTGGTGGTTGAGCGTTTCGGCCTGGCCGGACGGCACGTGCTGCTCTACGTGGGCCGCATCGCGCGGAACAAGCGCGTGAGCGACCTGGTCGAGGCGCTGCCGGCGATTCTCGAGCGCCACCCTGCGACTGTCCTGCTGATCGTCGGCGACGACCGGGCGCCCGCCTACCGCGCCTACGCCGACGAGGTGCACGCCCGCGCCGCCGCCCTGGGCGTCGCCGAGCACGTGCGCTTCACCGGCCAGGTTGACGACGCGACGCTGGAAGAGTTGTACCGCGCCTGCGCGATCTTCGTCAGCGCCAGCATCCACGAGGGCTTCGGCATGCCCCTGGTCGAGGCCATGGCCCGCGGTCGTCCGGTAGTGGCCGCCGACAGCACCGCCGTGCCGCACACCCTTGATGGCGCCGGATTGCTCTTCCCGCCCGGCGATTGCAAAGCGCTGGCCGCCCAGGTCTGCCGCCTGCTCGATGATCTGCCGCCACCTGACGAGCACCGCGATCCCCTGGCACTGCACCGCCTGGCCCCCGCTGGCGCGACCGAGCTGGCGGCGCTGCGCCGGGGCAAGATTGCCGTCGTGACGCCGCGCTATGGCCCTCAGGTGCTGGGAGGGGCTGAAACAGGCCTGCGAAGCTGGGCCGAGCAACTGGCCGCCCGCGGCTATCAGGTCGAAGCCCTGACCACCTGCACTGTGGATATGGCCGACTGGAGCAATCACCTCGCCCCAGGCGTCGAACAACTCAATGGCGTTACGGTGCGGCGCTTCGCCACGATGCCGGTCGAGGCGTCTGTCTTCCATCGCCTGTTGCAGAAGGCAAACCGTGGCGAACGCCTGCGTTACGCCGAGGAGCAGCGTTTCATCGTCAATAGCCTGCGCAGCGCCGACCTCGAACGCTACATCGCCGAGCATGCCGAGGAGTATGTCTGTTTTATCGCCGCGCCGTACCTCTTCGGCACTTCGTACTGGCCGGCGCTCAACGGCGCCGCGCCGTGGCTGCTGGTTCCCTGCCTGCACGACGAGCCGGTGGCCCACCTGACGATCTTCCGCGAGTTGCTGGAGCGCAGCGCCGCGTTGCTCTTCAATACGCCCGCCGAGAGCGACCTGGCCTCGCGCGGGCTGGGGGTCGCCAATCCCTATCGGGACTGCCTGGGCTTCGGGTTCGCCGACGACCCGCCCGTGGGCGATGCGGCGGGCTTTCGCGCCCGCACAGGCCTTTCCGGGCCGTTCATTCTCTACAGCGGGCGGCTGGAGCCGGCGAAAAACGTGCCCCTGCTGCTGGAGTGGTTTGCGGCCTACAAGACTGAACGCCCCGGTCCCCTCACTCTGGTGCTTACCGGCACGGGCAGCGTGACGCTGCCGGAACGTCCTGATGTGCTGAGCGTCGGCCATCTCGACGACGGCGACCTCCACGCCGCCTACGCCGCAGCTACGGCCCTCTGCCAGCTTTCGTTGAATGAAAGCTTCTCAATCGTTCTGATGGAAGCCTGGCTTCAGGGCTGTCCGGCGATTGTCCACGCCGGCTGCCCGGTCACTCGCGAGCACGTCGAGCGTAGCGGCGGCGGCTATGCCGTGGACGCCTACCCTGCCTTTCGCGCCGCCCTGGACGCGCTGCTCTCCGACCTCGAGCGGCGCGCCGCGCTGGGCGCCCGTGGACGGGCCTACGTGCGCGCCGAGTATAGCTGGAGCGTGCTCCTGCCGCGCATCGAAGAGGCCCTGGCGCGCTTTAGCCGTCCCCGTGGGCTGTACGCGCGCCTGGCCCAGCGCGGCGTGGCTCGCGCGCTCGCCTTTACCCGGCGGCGCTTCGCCGACGAATTGCTGACCCTCGTGGAACAGGCGCTGGCGGAATGGCCCGCCTCGTTCATCGCCGTGCGCCAGGAGACCCTGCGCCACGTGGCCCGCGTCGCGCGCCCGGATTACCAGGTGCGCTCGCGTGTGCCCGTCGTCGGCCCGCTCATTGTCTGGGCGCGTCGCCAGCTTACCGCGCATCTCAAGGAGCCGTACCTCGACCCGGTGATCGCCAGCCAGGAACGGTTTAATCGCGACCTGCTGGAGACCTTGCTGCCCCTGCTGGACGCCAGCCTGCGTGAACAGCGCCTCCTGCGCGCTGAGGTCGAGCGATTACGTGAACGGTTGAATGACCATCAGCGAGAAGAGATGTGA
- a CDS encoding class I SAM-dependent methyltransferase: MNLLDYGRLFDAHYFATGLGAPYRRDEHWMSFFAGIAERIVAEIGPASALDAGCAMGLLVEQLRLRGVAAEGVDISAYAIANAPEAVREHVRVASVVEPFGRSYDLIICIEVLEHLPRAEAERAVVNLCRHSDDVLFSSSPLDYKEATHFNVNPPEYWADLFARQGFFRDLDFDAAFITPWAARFRRRADPSHRIIRDYERHLWELRRENADLRRLALEQREQLAVAHERATEATRQLQRFEQSTGDLAAYAARLEAELARKNAHIAHLERLIERIENGRVLRLLRALTGARGGRRQG, from the coding sequence GTGAACCTTCTTGACTACGGGCGCCTGTTTGACGCGCATTACTTCGCCACCGGCCTGGGCGCGCCTTACCGGCGCGACGAGCACTGGATGAGCTTCTTTGCCGGCATCGCCGAGCGCATCGTCGCCGAGATCGGCCCGGCCTCGGCCCTCGATGCCGGGTGTGCGATGGGGTTGCTCGTCGAGCAGTTGCGCCTCCGCGGGGTGGCGGCTGAAGGGGTGGACATCTCCGCCTATGCCATTGCCAATGCTCCTGAGGCGGTGCGCGAGCATGTGCGCGTCGCGTCGGTGGTTGAGCCATTTGGTCGGAGCTACGACCTGATCATCTGCATCGAGGTGCTGGAGCATCTGCCCCGCGCCGAGGCCGAGCGGGCCGTGGTCAATCTGTGCCGCCATAGCGACGACGTGCTGTTCTCCTCCTCGCCGCTCGACTACAAGGAGGCCACCCACTTCAACGTCAATCCGCCCGAGTACTGGGCCGATCTGTTCGCCCGCCAGGGCTTTTTCCGCGACCTTGACTTCGATGCCGCCTTCATTACGCCCTGGGCGGCGCGCTTTCGCCGCCGCGCCGACCCGTCCCACCGGATTATCCGCGACTACGAGCGCCATCTGTGGGAACTGCGCCGCGAGAATGCCGACCTGCGCCGGTTGGCCCTCGAACAGCGCGAACAGCTTGCCGTGGCGCATGAGCGGGCCACCGAGGCGACCCGGCAGCTCCAGCGGTTCGAGCAGTCTACCGGCGACCTGGCGGCCTACGCCGCGCGTCTGGAAGCTGAACTGGCCCGCAAGAACGCCCACATTGCCCATCTGGAGCGCCTGATTGAGAGGATCGAAAACGGACGGGTCCTCCGCCTGCTGCGGGCGCTGACCGGGGCGCGTGGCGGACGCCGGCAGGGATAG